Within Capsicum annuum cultivar UCD-10X-F1 unplaced genomic scaffold, UCD10Xv1.1 ctg80736, whole genome shotgun sequence, the genomic segment TGTGTGAAATTCACTTTTGCCGTTCCGGACGTGGGACCAATGTATCCTTTGAAGAGTTAAGCTTCTCTTGTCTGTAAAcgagtaatttaattttttactatCAGCCATTTCTGATTATATATATCAATCAGTTCATATTAATTCTATTTAACTTACCAACGAGGAAGgctgtggtgaagtggtgagtaCGTATTCATTCTTAATAAGAGGTTTTGGGTTCGAGGTCCAATGGTATGGAGTCGCCTTTGTTAGATAGAGATTTAAAAGCTAGTCCATCACAACATGTTTTGCTATTTAGTTACAAAATTTGTCTGgagtttttgattttattttgatagtgtgttgTATTGTAATATTTGAATAGAGATACGAATTTTAAAGAGGAAATATAGTCTTTTCGCACGTACAAAAAGTATCTTTAAAATTGTGACTAACATACAATGTCAatgaaattttttcaaatttcaactatAGAAGAATATTGATCTTtatggaataaattaaaaaagaacatGGTATGACTTTTAAATTGAATcgacaaaatataaattttcaaacACAAATGTGAGTAATACACACTAAGCATTCTGCTTTCACAGAAAgtaaataagtagaaaatcatAATTGCAGTATCAAGGAAATCTTAaggtaattaaaataaataaataaattaacagTTTCCTCCTTCATTTTTCTGCTTATCAGCATACTTTTGAAGATTTTCACCATGCAATTTGCCATATCTAAACTCATCAAATATTTCAACCCCCATATCTATGTAAAAATCATACGACTTCTTATTCCAAACCGCTACTATTCCCTCCACTGATACGAACCCATTGTTTGCAGCTATAGACGCAACTGTTCCAAACAACAATCTCCCCATTCCCAACTTACGATAACTCTCCCTGAAGTAAAGGCTCTCGAAATAGAACCCCGGTTTATCATAGAAGCATGAATAATTCGCATAAAAGAAAGCGTATCCCGCTATGAAAACATCACGCTTATCATTCCCATCATCGTATTTGGACTGAAACTCCTCAACTTGTCCTTCCACAACTGGGAATTTAAGGTTGAACGTTGTAAGGACGGGCTTGAACCCTTCGTCCTTGTTATTTTTGGGTTGGGTAAAAGGCGTTGGGGAGACTTCGAGTAGAAGTACGGACGGCCCGTAGAACAGCGGAAgaggattttctttgaaaagtaAGTCCCCTACGGAGGACTCAGTGGCTTTGTATAAATGAGTGAAATTATGGTATGCATGGATTTGGTAAAATAATTGGTATATATGGTGCAGATCAGATTTCGTAGCGAGGCGGACTCGTGTATGTATCTTTCCGGTGATCGTAAGGTTGTTATTTTCGGATGGTCCGTTGGTGGTTATTGTTTCAGATATAGCTGAAGCCATGGCAAActtgaagaaggaaaaagaatTGGGAAATGTTGCAGGAACTAGGAAGAATGTTTTGTAATGAGGTATTGTTTGAAAAGATTGTAGGATATAATGGTTTATTTATAGTTGAGATGTGGCCCTTTCTATAGAGTTGGTGAAAGAGGAGCTAGCCTCCACTTTGGATACAGTCCACTACTATTTTTTGCCTCAATATTCTGATTTTTCTGCGAGGAAAAATCTCCTgcggaaaaaaaaaaatatccaattaCCTCCTAACTGTATTTATAAAGACTataacacacctcaacttaaagaaGATTCTATTATCCCTGaattaattaaaagtataattttgacacctttagtgtcgatgtggcacatacgtggcaaaCACGTGTccctacgtggacacttcagtgtgttgtacCATGTATATGCCACGTAGACACTAAgaatgtcaaaattacacttttaattagttcagaggTAATACAATCCCTTTAAATTGAGAtatgtcataacctttttggatATAGTTCTGGAGCTAATTGgatattttctctaaaaaaaataaatgaaagtttgAACAGGCAAGAGTTGAGTCTATAGCCATATCAGATTTGCCACCGCAAGCAGTACTAATTAATTTAGTGCTGTAATTTTTCTTCATTCGAACAAGTTGACTTAGCTGTATAAATACTATGTG encodes:
- the LOC107839139 gene encoding tyramine N-feruloyltransferase 4/11-like (The RefSeq protein has 1 substitution compared to this genomic sequence), with product MASAISETITTNGPSENNNLTITGKIHTRVRLATKSDLHHIYQLFYQIHAYHNFTHLYKATESSLGDLLFKENPLPLFYGPSVLLLEVSPTPFTQPKNNKDEGFKPVLTTFNLKFPVVEGQVEEFQSKYDDGNDKRDVFIAGYAFFYANYSCFYDKPGFYFESLYFRESYRKLGMGRLLFGTVASIAANNGFVSVEGIVAVWNKKSYDFYIDMGVEIFDEFRYGKLHGENLQKYADKQKNEGGNC